A single genomic interval of Pangasianodon hypophthalmus isolate fPanHyp1 chromosome 8, fPanHyp1.pri, whole genome shotgun sequence harbors:
- the nudt12 gene encoding peroxisomal NADH pyrophosphatase NUDT12 isoform X3: MTSVQMSAKDEMVEQFLDYASRGDLAKVSTMISHYSQLLNESGRQGWTALMLAARNGHFDVVKALLLNGCNKDLVNKSGQTAHDIAKFWGHRHIARFLSSSGDVTLQGVLPSNKSTENETYFSREYLNRMSDKRTDSEWLSAKQSSPETVFIVFYNLDPFVTTEPEEMNDIQPKLKLYRFGKDSVKEVIEKSDTVVIFLGVEKQECSPSSAVSKEDGLIAWFALNTNNNPTESLKVTASNSFFLTRPMPRLLMLNEDEAGIVAQARSVLAWHSRYSFCPTCGGETKVDEGGYKRTCLTEGCRSLQGIHNTCYPRVDPVVIMLVLHPDGNQCLLGRKKTFPPGMFSCLAGFIEPGETIENAVRREVLEESGVAVGPVQYVSCQPWPMPSSLMIGCFAVAVSTDIKVDENEIEDARWFTRQEYFL; encoded by the exons ATGACAAGTGTTCAGATGAGTGCTAAGGATGAGATGGTTGAGCAGTTCCTGGATTATGCTTCCAGGGGTGACTTGGCCAAAGTTTCCACTATGATCTCTCACTACAGTCAACTGCTCAATGAAAGTGGGAGACAAGGATGGACAGCCTTAATGCTGGCTGCGAGAAACGGACACTTTGATGTGGTAAAAGCATTACTTTTAAATGG GTGTAATAAAGATTTGGTGAATAAGTCAGGCCAAACTGCTCATGACATAGCAAAATTCTGGGGCCACAGACACATTGCCCGTTTTTTATCCAGCAGTGGGGATGTCACACTTCAAGGGGTTCTACCCAGCAATAAATCTACAGAGAATGAAACATACTTCAGTAGAGAATATCTCAACAGAATGAGTGATAAAAGGACTGATTCGGAATGGCTTTCAGCTAAACAGTCTTCTCCTGAAACAGTGTTCATTGTGTTTTATAACTTGGACCCTTTTGTTACAACAGAGCCGGAGGAAATGAATGATATTCAACCTAAGTTAAAACTATACAGGTTTGGAAAGGACTCTGTGAAAGAAGTAATCGAAAAGAGTGACACAGTGGTTATTTTTCTGGGAGTAGAAAAGCAGGAATGTTCACCTTCTTCTGCGGTGTCAAAGGAGGATGGACTCATTGCATGGTTCGCTCTAAATACCAACAACAATCCCACAGAAAGTCTTAAGGTCACAGCTTCAAACAGCTTCTTCCTTACAAGGCCAATGCCAAGGCTCCTAATGCTAAATGAAGATGAAGCAG GTATTGTTGCACAAGCAAGGTCTGTCCTTGCATGGCACAGCCGGTACAGTTTCTGCCCAACGTGTGGTGGTGAGACTAAAGTGGATGAAGGAGGTTACAAAAGAACCTGCTTGACAGAGGGCTGCAGGAGTCTCCAGGGAATCCACAATACCTGCTACCCTAGAGTTG ATCCTGTGGTGATCATGCTGGTCCTTCACCCAGATGGGAATCAGTGCCTACTAGGAAGAAAGAAGACATTTCCTCCAGGAATGTTTTCATGTCTTGCTGGGTTCATTGAACCAG GTGAGACCATTGAAAATGCAGTAAGGAGAGAGGTTTTAGAAGAGAGTGGAGTTGCTGTTGGCCCTGTCCAATATGTCTCCTGCCAGCCATGGCCAATGCCTTCATCGCTCATGATTGGTTGCTTTGCAGTAGCAGTGTCTACAGACATAAAGgttgatgaaaatgaaattgaagATGCTCGCTGGTTCACGAGGCAAGAG tatttTCTGTAA
- the nudt12 gene encoding peroxisomal NADH pyrophosphatase NUDT12 isoform X1, which translates to MTSVQMSAKDEMVEQFLDYASRGDLAKVSTMISHYSQLLNESGRQGWTALMLAARNGHFDVVKALLLNGCNKDLVNKSGQTAHDIAKFWGHRHIARFLSSSGDVTLQGVLPSNKSTENETYFSREYLNRMSDKRTDSEWLSAKQSSPETVFIVFYNLDPFVTTEPEEMNDIQPKLKLYRFGKDSVKEVIEKSDTVVIFLGVEKQECSPSSAVSKEDGLIAWFALNTNNNPTESLKVTASNSFFLTRPMPRLLMLNEDEAGIVAQARSVLAWHSRYSFCPTCGGETKVDEGGYKRTCLTEGCRSLQGIHNTCYPRVDPVVIMLVLHPDGNQCLLGRKKTFPPGMFSCLAGFIEPGETIENAVRREVLEESGVAVGPVQYVSCQPWPMPSSLMIGCFAVAVSTDIKVDENEIEDARWFTRQEVIDALVKGNQAVFFMPPRQAIAHYLVKHWIGINSNL; encoded by the exons ATGACAAGTGTTCAGATGAGTGCTAAGGATGAGATGGTTGAGCAGTTCCTGGATTATGCTTCCAGGGGTGACTTGGCCAAAGTTTCCACTATGATCTCTCACTACAGTCAACTGCTCAATGAAAGTGGGAGACAAGGATGGACAGCCTTAATGCTGGCTGCGAGAAACGGACACTTTGATGTGGTAAAAGCATTACTTTTAAATGG GTGTAATAAAGATTTGGTGAATAAGTCAGGCCAAACTGCTCATGACATAGCAAAATTCTGGGGCCACAGACACATTGCCCGTTTTTTATCCAGCAGTGGGGATGTCACACTTCAAGGGGTTCTACCCAGCAATAAATCTACAGAGAATGAAACATACTTCAGTAGAGAATATCTCAACAGAATGAGTGATAAAAGGACTGATTCGGAATGGCTTTCAGCTAAACAGTCTTCTCCTGAAACAGTGTTCATTGTGTTTTATAACTTGGACCCTTTTGTTACAACAGAGCCGGAGGAAATGAATGATATTCAACCTAAGTTAAAACTATACAGGTTTGGAAAGGACTCTGTGAAAGAAGTAATCGAAAAGAGTGACACAGTGGTTATTTTTCTGGGAGTAGAAAAGCAGGAATGTTCACCTTCTTCTGCGGTGTCAAAGGAGGATGGACTCATTGCATGGTTCGCTCTAAATACCAACAACAATCCCACAGAAAGTCTTAAGGTCACAGCTTCAAACAGCTTCTTCCTTACAAGGCCAATGCCAAGGCTCCTAATGCTAAATGAAGATGAAGCAG GTATTGTTGCACAAGCAAGGTCTGTCCTTGCATGGCACAGCCGGTACAGTTTCTGCCCAACGTGTGGTGGTGAGACTAAAGTGGATGAAGGAGGTTACAAAAGAACCTGCTTGACAGAGGGCTGCAGGAGTCTCCAGGGAATCCACAATACCTGCTACCCTAGAGTTG ATCCTGTGGTGATCATGCTGGTCCTTCACCCAGATGGGAATCAGTGCCTACTAGGAAGAAAGAAGACATTTCCTCCAGGAATGTTTTCATGTCTTGCTGGGTTCATTGAACCAG GTGAGACCATTGAAAATGCAGTAAGGAGAGAGGTTTTAGAAGAGAGTGGAGTTGCTGTTGGCCCTGTCCAATATGTCTCCTGCCAGCCATGGCCAATGCCTTCATCGCTCATGATTGGTTGCTTTGCAGTAGCAGTGTCTACAGACATAAAGgttgatgaaaatgaaattgaagATGCTCGCTGGTTCACGAGGCAAGAG GTAATAGATGCTCTTGTGAAGGGTAACCAAGCAGTTTTTTTCATGCCTCCAAGACAAGCTATTGCCCATTATCTTGTGAAACACTGGATTGGAATAAACTCAAACCTTTAA
- the nudt12 gene encoding peroxisomal NADH pyrophosphatase NUDT12 isoform X4 produces the protein MTSVQMSAKDEMVEQFLDYASRGDLAKVSTMISHYSQLLNESGRQGWTALMLAARNGHFDVVKALLLNGCNKDLVNKSGQTAHDIAKFWGHRHIARFLSSSGDVTLQGVLPSNKSTENETYFSREYLNRMSDKRTDSEWLSAKQSSPETVFIVFYNLDPFVTTEPEEMNDIQPKLKLYRFGKDSVKEVIEKSDTVVIFLGVEKQECSPSSAVSKEDGLIAWFALNTNNNPTESLKVTASNSFFLTRPMPRLLMLNEDEAGIVAQARSVLAWHSRYSFCPTCGGETKVDEGGYKRTCLTEGCRSLQGIHNTCYPRVDPVVIMLVLHPDGNQCLLGRKKTFPPGMFSCLAGFIEPGETIENAVRREVLEESGVAVGPVQYVSCQPWPMPSSLMIGCFAVAVSTDIKVDENEIEDARWFTRQELS, from the exons ATGACAAGTGTTCAGATGAGTGCTAAGGATGAGATGGTTGAGCAGTTCCTGGATTATGCTTCCAGGGGTGACTTGGCCAAAGTTTCCACTATGATCTCTCACTACAGTCAACTGCTCAATGAAAGTGGGAGACAAGGATGGACAGCCTTAATGCTGGCTGCGAGAAACGGACACTTTGATGTGGTAAAAGCATTACTTTTAAATGG GTGTAATAAAGATTTGGTGAATAAGTCAGGCCAAACTGCTCATGACATAGCAAAATTCTGGGGCCACAGACACATTGCCCGTTTTTTATCCAGCAGTGGGGATGTCACACTTCAAGGGGTTCTACCCAGCAATAAATCTACAGAGAATGAAACATACTTCAGTAGAGAATATCTCAACAGAATGAGTGATAAAAGGACTGATTCGGAATGGCTTTCAGCTAAACAGTCTTCTCCTGAAACAGTGTTCATTGTGTTTTATAACTTGGACCCTTTTGTTACAACAGAGCCGGAGGAAATGAATGATATTCAACCTAAGTTAAAACTATACAGGTTTGGAAAGGACTCTGTGAAAGAAGTAATCGAAAAGAGTGACACAGTGGTTATTTTTCTGGGAGTAGAAAAGCAGGAATGTTCACCTTCTTCTGCGGTGTCAAAGGAGGATGGACTCATTGCATGGTTCGCTCTAAATACCAACAACAATCCCACAGAAAGTCTTAAGGTCACAGCTTCAAACAGCTTCTTCCTTACAAGGCCAATGCCAAGGCTCCTAATGCTAAATGAAGATGAAGCAG GTATTGTTGCACAAGCAAGGTCTGTCCTTGCATGGCACAGCCGGTACAGTTTCTGCCCAACGTGTGGTGGTGAGACTAAAGTGGATGAAGGAGGTTACAAAAGAACCTGCTTGACAGAGGGCTGCAGGAGTCTCCAGGGAATCCACAATACCTGCTACCCTAGAGTTG ATCCTGTGGTGATCATGCTGGTCCTTCACCCAGATGGGAATCAGTGCCTACTAGGAAGAAAGAAGACATTTCCTCCAGGAATGTTTTCATGTCTTGCTGGGTTCATTGAACCAG GTGAGACCATTGAAAATGCAGTAAGGAGAGAGGTTTTAGAAGAGAGTGGAGTTGCTGTTGGCCCTGTCCAATATGTCTCCTGCCAGCCATGGCCAATGCCTTCATCGCTCATGATTGGTTGCTTTGCAGTAGCAGTGTCTACAGACATAAAGgttgatgaaaatgaaattgaagATGCTCGCTGGTTCACGAGGCAAGAG TTATCATAA
- the nudt12 gene encoding peroxisomal NADH pyrophosphatase NUDT12 isoform X2 yields the protein MISHYSQLLNESGRQGWTALMLAARNGHFDVVKALLLNGCNKDLVNKSGQTAHDIAKFWGHRHIARFLSSSGDVTLQGVLPSNKSTENETYFSREYLNRMSDKRTDSEWLSAKQSSPETVFIVFYNLDPFVTTEPEEMNDIQPKLKLYRFGKDSVKEVIEKSDTVVIFLGVEKQECSPSSAVSKEDGLIAWFALNTNNNPTESLKVTASNSFFLTRPMPRLLMLNEDEAGIVAQARSVLAWHSRYSFCPTCGGETKVDEGGYKRTCLTEGCRSLQGIHNTCYPRVDPVVIMLVLHPDGNQCLLGRKKTFPPGMFSCLAGFIEPGETIENAVRREVLEESGVAVGPVQYVSCQPWPMPSSLMIGCFAVAVSTDIKVDENEIEDARWFTRQEVIDALVKGNQAVFFMPPRQAIAHYLVKHWIGINSNL from the exons ATGATCTCTCACTACAGTCAACTGCTCAATGAAAGTGGGAGACAAGGATGGACAGCCTTAATGCTGGCTGCGAGAAACGGACACTTTGATGTGGTAAAAGCATTACTTTTAAATGG GTGTAATAAAGATTTGGTGAATAAGTCAGGCCAAACTGCTCATGACATAGCAAAATTCTGGGGCCACAGACACATTGCCCGTTTTTTATCCAGCAGTGGGGATGTCACACTTCAAGGGGTTCTACCCAGCAATAAATCTACAGAGAATGAAACATACTTCAGTAGAGAATATCTCAACAGAATGAGTGATAAAAGGACTGATTCGGAATGGCTTTCAGCTAAACAGTCTTCTCCTGAAACAGTGTTCATTGTGTTTTATAACTTGGACCCTTTTGTTACAACAGAGCCGGAGGAAATGAATGATATTCAACCTAAGTTAAAACTATACAGGTTTGGAAAGGACTCTGTGAAAGAAGTAATCGAAAAGAGTGACACAGTGGTTATTTTTCTGGGAGTAGAAAAGCAGGAATGTTCACCTTCTTCTGCGGTGTCAAAGGAGGATGGACTCATTGCATGGTTCGCTCTAAATACCAACAACAATCCCACAGAAAGTCTTAAGGTCACAGCTTCAAACAGCTTCTTCCTTACAAGGCCAATGCCAAGGCTCCTAATGCTAAATGAAGATGAAGCAG GTATTGTTGCACAAGCAAGGTCTGTCCTTGCATGGCACAGCCGGTACAGTTTCTGCCCAACGTGTGGTGGTGAGACTAAAGTGGATGAAGGAGGTTACAAAAGAACCTGCTTGACAGAGGGCTGCAGGAGTCTCCAGGGAATCCACAATACCTGCTACCCTAGAGTTG ATCCTGTGGTGATCATGCTGGTCCTTCACCCAGATGGGAATCAGTGCCTACTAGGAAGAAAGAAGACATTTCCTCCAGGAATGTTTTCATGTCTTGCTGGGTTCATTGAACCAG GTGAGACCATTGAAAATGCAGTAAGGAGAGAGGTTTTAGAAGAGAGTGGAGTTGCTGTTGGCCCTGTCCAATATGTCTCCTGCCAGCCATGGCCAATGCCTTCATCGCTCATGATTGGTTGCTTTGCAGTAGCAGTGTCTACAGACATAAAGgttgatgaaaatgaaattgaagATGCTCGCTGGTTCACGAGGCAAGAG GTAATAGATGCTCTTGTGAAGGGTAACCAAGCAGTTTTTTTCATGCCTCCAAGACAAGCTATTGCCCATTATCTTGTGAAACACTGGATTGGAATAAACTCAAACCTTTAA
- the LOC113531612 gene encoding NAD-capped RNA hydrolase NUDT12 isoform X1, with product MTSVQMSAKDEMVEQFLDYASRGDLAKVSTMISHYSQLLKESGRQGWTALMLAARNGHFDVVKALLLNGCNKDLVNKSGQTAHDIAKFWGHRHIARFLSSSGDVTLQGVLPSNKSRENETFFSREYLNRMSDKRTDLEWLSAKQSSPETVFIVFYNLDPFVTTEPEEMKQPKLKLYRFGKDSVKEVIEKSDTVVIFLGVEKQECSPSSPVSKEDGLIAWFALNTNNNPTESLKVTTSNSFFLTRPMPRLLMLNEDEAGIVVQARSVLAWHSRYSFCPTCGGETKVDEGGYKRTCLTEGCRSLQGIDNTCYPRVDPVVIMLVLHPDGNQCLLGRKKTFPPGIFSCLAGFIEPGETIENAVRREVLEESGVAVGPVQYVSCQPWPMPSSLMIGCFAVAVSTDIKVDENEIEDARWFTRQEVIDALVKGNQAVFFMPPKQAIAHYLVKHWIGINSNL from the exons ATGACAAGTGTTCAAATGAGTGCTAAGGATGAAATGGTTGAACAGTTCCTGGATTATGCTTCCAGGGGTGACTTGGCCAAAGTTTCCACTATGATCTCTCACTACAGTCAACTGCTCAAAGAAAGCGGGAGACAAGGATGGACAGCCTTAATGCTGGCTGCGAGAAACGGACACTTTGATGTGGTAAAAGCATTACTTTTAAATGG GTGTAATAAAGATTTGGTGAATAAGTCAGGCCAAACTGCTCATGACATAGCAAAATTCTGGGGCCACAGACACATTGCCCGTTTTTTATCCAGCAGTGGGGATGTCACACTTCAAGGGGTTCTACCCAGCAATAAATCTAGAGAGAATGAAACATTCTTCAGTAGAGAATATCTCAACAGAATGAGTGATAAAAGGACTGATTTGGAATGGCTTTCAGCTAAACAGTCTTCTCCTGAAACAGTGTTCATTGTGTTTTATAACTTGGACCCTTTTGTTACAACAGAGCCGGAGGAAATGAAGCAACCTAAGTTAAAACTATACAGGTTTGGAAAGGACTCTGTGAAAGAAGTAATCGAAAAGAGTGACACAGTGGTTATTTTTCTGGGAGTAGAAAAGCAGGAATGTTCACCTTCTTCTCCGGTGTCAAAGGAGGATGGACTCATTGCATGGTTTGCTCTAAATACCAACAACAATCCCACAGAAAGTCTTAAGGTCACAACTTCAAACAGCTTCTTCCTTACAAGGCCAATGCCAAGGCTCCTAATGCTAAATGAAGATGAAGCAG GTATTGTTGTACAAGCAAGGTCTGTCCTTGCATGGCACAGCCGGTACAGTTTCTGCCCAACGTGTGGTGGTGAGACTAAAGTGGATGAAGGAGGTTACAAAAGAACCTGCTTGACAGAGGGCTGCAGGAGTCTCCAGGGAATCGACAATACCTGTTACCCTAGAGTTG ATCCTGTGGTGATCATGCTGGTCCTTCACCCAGATGGGAATCAGTGCCTACTAGGAAGAAAGAAGACATTTCCTCCAGGAATATTTTCATGTCTTGCTGGGTTCATTGAACCAG GTGAGACCATTGAAAATGCAGTAAGGAGAGAGGTTTTAGAAGAGAGTGGAGTTGCTGTTGGCCCTGTCCAATATGTCTCCTGCCAGCCATGGCCAATGCCTTCATCGCTCATGATTGGTTGCTTTGCAGTAGCAGTGTCTACAGACATAAAGgttgatgaaaatgaaattgaagATGCTCGCTGGTTCACGAGGCAAGAG GTAATAGATGCTCTTGTGAAGGGTAACCAAGCAGTTTTTTTCATGCCTCCAAAACAAGCTATTGCCCATTATCTTGTGAAACACTGGATTGGAATAAACTCAAACCTTTAA
- the LOC113531612 gene encoding NAD-capped RNA hydrolase NUDT12 isoform X3: MTSVQMSAKDEMVEQFLDYASRGDLAKVSTMISHYSQLLKESGRQGWTALMLAARNGHFDVVKALLLNGCNKDLVNKSGQTAHDIAKFWGHRHIARFLSSSGDVTLQGVLPSNKSRENETFFSREYLNRMSDKRTDLEWLSAKQSSPETVFIVFYNLDPFVTTEPEEMKQPKLKLYRFGKDSVKEVIEKSDTVVIFLGVEKQECSPSSPVSKEDGLIAWFALNTNNNPTESLKVTTSNSFFLTRPMPRLLMLNEDEAGIVVQARSVLAWHSRYSFCPTCGGETKVDEGGYKRTCLTEGCRSLQGIDNTCYPRVDPVVIMLVLHPDGNQCLLGRKKTFPPGIFSCLAGFIEPGETIENAVRREVLEESGVAVGPVQYVSCQPWPMPSSLMIGCFAVAVSTDIKVDENEIEDARWFTRQELS, translated from the exons ATGACAAGTGTTCAAATGAGTGCTAAGGATGAAATGGTTGAACAGTTCCTGGATTATGCTTCCAGGGGTGACTTGGCCAAAGTTTCCACTATGATCTCTCACTACAGTCAACTGCTCAAAGAAAGCGGGAGACAAGGATGGACAGCCTTAATGCTGGCTGCGAGAAACGGACACTTTGATGTGGTAAAAGCATTACTTTTAAATGG GTGTAATAAAGATTTGGTGAATAAGTCAGGCCAAACTGCTCATGACATAGCAAAATTCTGGGGCCACAGACACATTGCCCGTTTTTTATCCAGCAGTGGGGATGTCACACTTCAAGGGGTTCTACCCAGCAATAAATCTAGAGAGAATGAAACATTCTTCAGTAGAGAATATCTCAACAGAATGAGTGATAAAAGGACTGATTTGGAATGGCTTTCAGCTAAACAGTCTTCTCCTGAAACAGTGTTCATTGTGTTTTATAACTTGGACCCTTTTGTTACAACAGAGCCGGAGGAAATGAAGCAACCTAAGTTAAAACTATACAGGTTTGGAAAGGACTCTGTGAAAGAAGTAATCGAAAAGAGTGACACAGTGGTTATTTTTCTGGGAGTAGAAAAGCAGGAATGTTCACCTTCTTCTCCGGTGTCAAAGGAGGATGGACTCATTGCATGGTTTGCTCTAAATACCAACAACAATCCCACAGAAAGTCTTAAGGTCACAACTTCAAACAGCTTCTTCCTTACAAGGCCAATGCCAAGGCTCCTAATGCTAAATGAAGATGAAGCAG GTATTGTTGTACAAGCAAGGTCTGTCCTTGCATGGCACAGCCGGTACAGTTTCTGCCCAACGTGTGGTGGTGAGACTAAAGTGGATGAAGGAGGTTACAAAAGAACCTGCTTGACAGAGGGCTGCAGGAGTCTCCAGGGAATCGACAATACCTGTTACCCTAGAGTTG ATCCTGTGGTGATCATGCTGGTCCTTCACCCAGATGGGAATCAGTGCCTACTAGGAAGAAAGAAGACATTTCCTCCAGGAATATTTTCATGTCTTGCTGGGTTCATTGAACCAG GTGAGACCATTGAAAATGCAGTAAGGAGAGAGGTTTTAGAAGAGAGTGGAGTTGCTGTTGGCCCTGTCCAATATGTCTCCTGCCAGCCATGGCCAATGCCTTCATCGCTCATGATTGGTTGCTTTGCAGTAGCAGTGTCTACAGACATAAAGgttgatgaaaatgaaattgaagATGCTCGCTGGTTCACGAGGCAAGAG TTATCATAA
- the LOC113531612 gene encoding NAD-capped RNA hydrolase NUDT12 isoform X2, whose protein sequence is MISHYSQLLKESGRQGWTALMLAARNGHFDVVKALLLNGCNKDLVNKSGQTAHDIAKFWGHRHIARFLSSSGDVTLQGVLPSNKSRENETFFSREYLNRMSDKRTDLEWLSAKQSSPETVFIVFYNLDPFVTTEPEEMKQPKLKLYRFGKDSVKEVIEKSDTVVIFLGVEKQECSPSSPVSKEDGLIAWFALNTNNNPTESLKVTTSNSFFLTRPMPRLLMLNEDEAGIVVQARSVLAWHSRYSFCPTCGGETKVDEGGYKRTCLTEGCRSLQGIDNTCYPRVDPVVIMLVLHPDGNQCLLGRKKTFPPGIFSCLAGFIEPGETIENAVRREVLEESGVAVGPVQYVSCQPWPMPSSLMIGCFAVAVSTDIKVDENEIEDARWFTRQEVIDALVKGNQAVFFMPPKQAIAHYLVKHWIGINSNL, encoded by the exons ATGATCTCTCACTACAGTCAACTGCTCAAAGAAAGCGGGAGACAAGGATGGACAGCCTTAATGCTGGCTGCGAGAAACGGACACTTTGATGTGGTAAAAGCATTACTTTTAAATGG GTGTAATAAAGATTTGGTGAATAAGTCAGGCCAAACTGCTCATGACATAGCAAAATTCTGGGGCCACAGACACATTGCCCGTTTTTTATCCAGCAGTGGGGATGTCACACTTCAAGGGGTTCTACCCAGCAATAAATCTAGAGAGAATGAAACATTCTTCAGTAGAGAATATCTCAACAGAATGAGTGATAAAAGGACTGATTTGGAATGGCTTTCAGCTAAACAGTCTTCTCCTGAAACAGTGTTCATTGTGTTTTATAACTTGGACCCTTTTGTTACAACAGAGCCGGAGGAAATGAAGCAACCTAAGTTAAAACTATACAGGTTTGGAAAGGACTCTGTGAAAGAAGTAATCGAAAAGAGTGACACAGTGGTTATTTTTCTGGGAGTAGAAAAGCAGGAATGTTCACCTTCTTCTCCGGTGTCAAAGGAGGATGGACTCATTGCATGGTTTGCTCTAAATACCAACAACAATCCCACAGAAAGTCTTAAGGTCACAACTTCAAACAGCTTCTTCCTTACAAGGCCAATGCCAAGGCTCCTAATGCTAAATGAAGATGAAGCAG GTATTGTTGTACAAGCAAGGTCTGTCCTTGCATGGCACAGCCGGTACAGTTTCTGCCCAACGTGTGGTGGTGAGACTAAAGTGGATGAAGGAGGTTACAAAAGAACCTGCTTGACAGAGGGCTGCAGGAGTCTCCAGGGAATCGACAATACCTGTTACCCTAGAGTTG ATCCTGTGGTGATCATGCTGGTCCTTCACCCAGATGGGAATCAGTGCCTACTAGGAAGAAAGAAGACATTTCCTCCAGGAATATTTTCATGTCTTGCTGGGTTCATTGAACCAG GTGAGACCATTGAAAATGCAGTAAGGAGAGAGGTTTTAGAAGAGAGTGGAGTTGCTGTTGGCCCTGTCCAATATGTCTCCTGCCAGCCATGGCCAATGCCTTCATCGCTCATGATTGGTTGCTTTGCAGTAGCAGTGTCTACAGACATAAAGgttgatgaaaatgaaattgaagATGCTCGCTGGTTCACGAGGCAAGAG GTAATAGATGCTCTTGTGAAGGGTAACCAAGCAGTTTTTTTCATGCCTCCAAAACAAGCTATTGCCCATTATCTTGTGAAACACTGGATTGGAATAAACTCAAACCTTTAA
- the LOC113531612 gene encoding NAD-capped RNA hydrolase NUDT12 isoform X4 translates to MLAARNGHFDVVKALLLNGCNKDLVNKSGQTAHDIAKFWGHRHIARFLSSSGDVTLQGVLPSNKSRENETFFSREYLNRMSDKRTDLEWLSAKQSSPETVFIVFYNLDPFVTTEPEEMKQPKLKLYRFGKDSVKEVIEKSDTVVIFLGVEKQECSPSSPVSKEDGLIAWFALNTNNNPTESLKVTTSNSFFLTRPMPRLLMLNEDEAGIVVQARSVLAWHSRYSFCPTCGGETKVDEGGYKRTCLTEGCRSLQGIDNTCYPRVDPVVIMLVLHPDGNQCLLGRKKTFPPGIFSCLAGFIEPGETIENAVRREVLEESGVAVGPVQYVSCQPWPMPSSLMIGCFAVAVSTDIKVDENEIEDARWFTRQEVIDALVKGNQAVFFMPPKQAIAHYLVKHWIGINSNL, encoded by the exons ATGCTGGCTGCGAGAAACGGACACTTTGATGTGGTAAAAGCATTACTTTTAAATGG GTGTAATAAAGATTTGGTGAATAAGTCAGGCCAAACTGCTCATGACATAGCAAAATTCTGGGGCCACAGACACATTGCCCGTTTTTTATCCAGCAGTGGGGATGTCACACTTCAAGGGGTTCTACCCAGCAATAAATCTAGAGAGAATGAAACATTCTTCAGTAGAGAATATCTCAACAGAATGAGTGATAAAAGGACTGATTTGGAATGGCTTTCAGCTAAACAGTCTTCTCCTGAAACAGTGTTCATTGTGTTTTATAACTTGGACCCTTTTGTTACAACAGAGCCGGAGGAAATGAAGCAACCTAAGTTAAAACTATACAGGTTTGGAAAGGACTCTGTGAAAGAAGTAATCGAAAAGAGTGACACAGTGGTTATTTTTCTGGGAGTAGAAAAGCAGGAATGTTCACCTTCTTCTCCGGTGTCAAAGGAGGATGGACTCATTGCATGGTTTGCTCTAAATACCAACAACAATCCCACAGAAAGTCTTAAGGTCACAACTTCAAACAGCTTCTTCCTTACAAGGCCAATGCCAAGGCTCCTAATGCTAAATGAAGATGAAGCAG GTATTGTTGTACAAGCAAGGTCTGTCCTTGCATGGCACAGCCGGTACAGTTTCTGCCCAACGTGTGGTGGTGAGACTAAAGTGGATGAAGGAGGTTACAAAAGAACCTGCTTGACAGAGGGCTGCAGGAGTCTCCAGGGAATCGACAATACCTGTTACCCTAGAGTTG ATCCTGTGGTGATCATGCTGGTCCTTCACCCAGATGGGAATCAGTGCCTACTAGGAAGAAAGAAGACATTTCCTCCAGGAATATTTTCATGTCTTGCTGGGTTCATTGAACCAG GTGAGACCATTGAAAATGCAGTAAGGAGAGAGGTTTTAGAAGAGAGTGGAGTTGCTGTTGGCCCTGTCCAATATGTCTCCTGCCAGCCATGGCCAATGCCTTCATCGCTCATGATTGGTTGCTTTGCAGTAGCAGTGTCTACAGACATAAAGgttgatgaaaatgaaattgaagATGCTCGCTGGTTCACGAGGCAAGAG GTAATAGATGCTCTTGTGAAGGGTAACCAAGCAGTTTTTTTCATGCCTCCAAAACAAGCTATTGCCCATTATCTTGTGAAACACTGGATTGGAATAAACTCAAACCTTTAA